In Acidovorax sp. 106, the following proteins share a genomic window:
- a CDS encoding LD-carboxypeptidase, with product MKKNSHNKLCCDHDHGPKHIYIYSPAGAIRDKLAFKRGVARLEALGHEVEIDQDARAAYTRFAGDDQTRLAAIHRAAASGADVALITRGAYGLTRLLSEIDYKAVGKAISAGTKFVGLSDFTAFQSAVLAKTGDVTWAGPSLITDFGVEGTPDDIMEACFDDLLTGHGEGAGWRLPREKSLAEIESSDFYIKKATLWGGNLAVLTGLIGTPYFPSIKGGILFMEDIGEHPYRIERMLTQLLHSGVLAKQKALVLGQFNGYKLASHDKGFKFQSVVDWLRTKVSVPVLTNLPFGHVPTKVLLPVGAKVSLSVEGRDALLYWGHTH from the coding sequence CTCCCCCGCTGGAGCCATTCGTGACAAGTTGGCTTTTAAGAGAGGGGTAGCTCGTCTGGAGGCTTTGGGTCACGAGGTAGAGATTGATCAAGATGCGCGTGCTGCGTATACCCGCTTTGCTGGAGATGACCAGACGCGCTTGGCTGCGATTCATAGAGCTGCAGCCAGTGGCGCAGACGTAGCCCTGATTACCCGTGGCGCTTATGGGTTGACTCGTTTGCTTTCAGAGATTGACTACAAGGCAGTGGGTAAAGCTATCAGCGCAGGCACAAAATTTGTCGGTCTCAGTGATTTCACCGCTTTTCAGTCGGCGGTGCTTGCGAAAACAGGTGATGTGACGTGGGCCGGACCGTCTTTGATCACCGATTTCGGTGTCGAAGGAACTCCAGATGACATCATGGAGGCTTGCTTTGATGATCTGTTGACTGGCCATGGTGAGGGGGCTGGGTGGCGTCTTCCTCGTGAAAAATCTTTGGCTGAAATTGAATCAAGCGATTTTTATATCAAAAAAGCTACCCTTTGGGGTGGAAATTTGGCGGTGCTGACGGGATTGATTGGAACTCCTTATTTTCCATCCATAAAGGGAGGGATCCTTTTCATGGAAGATATTGGAGAGCATCCTTATCGGATTGAGCGTATGTTGACCCAGTTGCTGCATTCAGGCGTGCTTGCAAAGCAAAAGGCACTGGTGTTGGGGCAGTTCAATGGATACAAGCTTGCCTCTCATGACAAAGGCTTTAAATTTCAATCGGTAGTCGACTGGCTACGTACCAAAGTTTCTGTGCCTGTACTGACTAATTTGCCATTTGGTCATGTGCCAACCAAAGTGCTTTTACCTGTTGGCGCCAAGGTTTCCTTGTCCGTTGAAGGGCGTGACGCACTTTTGTATTGGGGCCACACCCACTAG
- a CDS encoding [protein-PII] uridylyltransferase, which produces MTDIQALRANYRSNKASVLGAMAATVASTRGIHAALRKLSSFTDDLLQSLWLRADFPEGCALVAVGGYGRAQLFPYSDVDVLLLLPEGATPQANSPLSARIEGFIGSCWDAGLEIGSSVRTIAECLAESAADVTVQTSLLESRLICGDRILFALFQQQYQAQMDPQAFLVAKTLEMRQRHTKYENTPYSLEPNCKESPGGLRDLQLILWVAKAAGLGGSWKELAKSGMATAFEVRQIERNEAVLCLIRARLHAAAGRHEDRLVFDLQTAVAESFGYRSQAPDGSRLPMRASETLMRRYYWAAKAVSQLCQILLLNIEERLNPTAHEPRPINDRFFEKAGLIEVASDDLYQRDPHAILETFLLYQTTVGLKNLSARTLRALYNARGVMDAAFRRDPVNRQAFMRILQQPAGITHAMRLMNQTSVLGRYLWAFRGIVGQMQHDLFHVYTVDQHILMVLRNMRRFFMAEHAHEYPFCSQLAGGWDKPWILYVAALFHDIGKGRGGDHSQIGAQEVRRFCRQHGVEQEDARLIEFLVSEHLTMSRIAQKQDLSDPDVIAAFAKRVHNERYLTAMYLLTVADIRGTSPKVWNAWKGKLLEDLYRATLRTLGGRAPDAAAEIEARKREALVQLALSAQPFEAHKALWATLDVSYFMRHEAADIAWHTRHLSRHVGTAKPIVRARQSLAGEGLQVLVYAPDQADLFARICGYFDRAGFSILDARVHTANNQYALDSFQVVASSQAGHYRELTHMVESDLVRTIEAGGPLPEPARKRVSRRVKSFPIAPRVTLQPDEKAQRWLLGISASDRAGLLYLVARILAQHHLSVQLAKVSTLGERVEDTFLLQGSELQNNARQIQIETELLQALSE; this is translated from the coding sequence TTGCAGTCGCTGTGGCTGCGTGCGGATTTTCCTGAAGGCTGCGCGCTCGTTGCGGTGGGAGGCTACGGGCGGGCACAGTTGTTTCCCTATTCCGACGTTGATGTTTTGCTGCTGCTGCCGGAGGGCGCCACCCCACAAGCCAATAGCCCGCTGAGCGCCCGCATTGAAGGGTTCATCGGCAGCTGCTGGGATGCAGGCCTGGAGATCGGATCGAGCGTTCGCACCATTGCCGAGTGCCTGGCAGAAAGCGCCGCTGATGTCACCGTGCAAACCTCTTTGCTGGAGTCTCGCCTGATTTGCGGTGACCGGATCCTGTTTGCCCTGTTTCAGCAACAGTACCAAGCACAGATGGACCCACAGGCGTTTTTGGTGGCCAAGACCCTGGAGATGCGCCAGCGCCACACCAAGTACGAAAACACGCCCTACTCCCTGGAGCCAAACTGCAAAGAGTCTCCAGGGGGGCTGCGTGACCTGCAATTGATCTTGTGGGTGGCCAAGGCCGCAGGTCTGGGGGGCAGTTGGAAGGAGCTGGCCAAAAGCGGTATGGCCACAGCCTTCGAGGTGCGTCAGATCGAGCGCAACGAAGCCGTGCTGTGCCTGATTCGGGCCCGCCTGCACGCGGCCGCAGGGCGGCATGAAGACCGACTAGTCTTCGATTTGCAGACCGCTGTGGCCGAGTCGTTTGGCTACCGCTCGCAAGCACCCGATGGGTCACGCCTGCCCATGCGCGCCAGCGAAACCCTGATGCGCCGCTATTACTGGGCGGCCAAGGCGGTCTCCCAGTTGTGTCAGATTTTGCTGCTCAACATTGAAGAGCGACTGAACCCTACAGCGCATGAACCCCGCCCCATCAACGACCGCTTTTTTGAAAAAGCCGGGTTGATTGAAGTGGCCAGCGACGATCTCTACCAGCGCGACCCCCATGCGATCCTGGAGACCTTTCTGCTCTACCAAACCACGGTGGGTCTGAAGAATCTGTCTGCGCGCACCCTGAGGGCGCTCTACAACGCACGCGGAGTGATGGATGCTGCGTTCAGGCGCGACCCGGTCAACCGCCAAGCCTTCATGCGCATCCTGCAGCAGCCTGCAGGCATCACGCATGCCATGCGCCTGATGAACCAGACTTCGGTGCTGGGACGCTACCTCTGGGCATTTCGCGGCATCGTCGGCCAAATGCAGCATGACCTGTTCCATGTCTACACTGTCGACCAACACATCCTGATGGTGCTGCGCAACATGCGCCGCTTCTTCATGGCTGAGCATGCCCATGAGTACCCCTTTTGCTCGCAGCTGGCAGGTGGTTGGGACAAACCGTGGATTCTGTATGTGGCCGCACTCTTCCACGATATCGGCAAAGGGCGCGGCGGCGACCATTCCCAGATTGGTGCGCAGGAGGTCCGGCGCTTTTGCCGACAGCACGGCGTAGAACAGGAAGATGCGCGCTTGATCGAGTTTCTGGTCAGTGAGCATTTGACGATGAGCCGCATCGCTCAAAAACAAGACCTGAGCGACCCCGATGTGATTGCCGCCTTTGCCAAACGGGTGCACAACGAGCGCTATCTGACGGCAATGTACCTGTTGACCGTGGCCGACATCCGGGGCACCAGCCCCAAGGTCTGGAATGCGTGGAAGGGCAAGTTGCTGGAGGATTTGTACCGAGCCACGCTCAGGACACTGGGGGGGCGTGCGCCCGATGCGGCTGCAGAAATTGAGGCCCGCAAGCGGGAGGCCCTGGTGCAACTGGCCTTGAGCGCGCAACCGTTTGAAGCGCACAAGGCACTGTGGGCAACGCTGGACGTGAGCTACTTCATGCGCCATGAAGCCGCCGACATTGCATGGCACACCCGCCACTTATCCCGCCACGTTGGCACCGCCAAACCCATCGTTCGAGCCCGCCAATCGCTCGCGGGCGAGGGCCTGCAGGTGCTTGTTTATGCCCCCGATCAAGCAGACTTGTTCGCCCGAATTTGCGGCTACTTTGACCGCGCAGGCTTCAGCATCCTGGATGCGAGGGTGCACACAGCCAACAACCAGTACGCGCTGGACTCGTTTCAGGTGGTGGCGTCATCGCAGGCCGGGCATTACCGCGAGCTAACGCACATGGTGGAGAGTGACCTCGTGCGCACGATTGAGGCCGGAGGCCCACTGCCTGAGCCCGCGCGCAAACGGGTGTCCCGCAGGGTCAAGAGCTTTCCTATCGCCCCACGTGTCACTCTGCAACCTGACGAGAAGGCCCAGCGTTGGCTTTTGGGCATCTCTGCCAGTGACCGCGCTGGCTTACTCTACTTAGTGGCCCGGATCCTGGCACAGCACCATCTCAGCGTACAACTGGCCAAGGTCAGCACGTTGGGCGAGCGGGTGGAAGATACCTTCTTGCTGCAAGGCTCTGAGCTGCAAAACAATGCACGGCAAATCCAGATTGAGACGGAATTGCTGCAAGCACTGTCTGAGTGA
- the def gene encoding peptide deformylase translates to MSIHTILKMGDPRLLKIASPVSQFDTDELHLLVLDLWETMRSVNGAGLAAPQIGVDLQVVVFGSEQRNPRYPDRPLVPLTALVNPVITPVGDAEEDDWEGCLSVPGLRGKVPRWQRVRYTGFDPYGDPIEREVDGFHARVVQHECDHLWGKLYPMRVRDFTQFGYTEVLFPELGATDADD, encoded by the coding sequence ATGAGCATCCACACTATTCTCAAAATGGGAGACCCGCGACTTCTGAAGATCGCAAGCCCTGTGTCCCAATTCGATACCGATGAGCTTCACCTGCTGGTACTTGATTTGTGGGAGACGATGCGTTCCGTGAATGGAGCCGGGTTGGCTGCGCCCCAAATTGGTGTGGATCTTCAGGTCGTTGTTTTTGGCTCTGAGCAACGCAATCCCCGATATCCAGACAGGCCCTTGGTTCCCCTCACCGCACTGGTGAATCCGGTGATCACGCCTGTTGGGGATGCCGAGGAAGACGACTGGGAGGGCTGCCTATCGGTGCCTGGTCTGCGGGGCAAGGTTCCGCGCTGGCAGCGGGTACGCTACACGGGCTTTGACCCCTATGGCGATCCGATTGAGCGAGAGGTGGATGGATTTCATGCCAGGGTGGTGCAACACGAGTGCGATCACTTGTGGGGAAAGCTATACCCCATGCGGGTGCGGGATTTCACCCAGTTTGGCTACACCGAGGTGCTCTTTCCCGAACTGGGCGCAACAGACGCTGATGACTGA
- a CDS encoding adenylate/guanylate cyclase domain-containing protein, which translates to MTVLTTVVFADISGSVALYETLGNERAAAAVAQLTQWISVSIQSHSGRVVKKLGDGVLGVFGDAAGAVAATADMLQAHEQRLARWPYPLRMDIRVGVAAGEIVEVDGDCYGDAVNVAARLCERSGPGEIWATEMAVLLAGAAPAVWFRKLGMMDIRGKAEPAMLYQVEWRQDQEPDSLTMQAGLVSQLSPVDSILGSIQFSWHGLDATFASNEAPVHIGRATHAQLCINDLRVSRLHARIDWRNSGFLLTDLSSFGTWVRFDGSGSHVRLRRDACILHGAGEISLGVSFADPKAPTVAFHVSGSRMHLG; encoded by the coding sequence ATGACCGTTTTGACAACGGTTGTGTTTGCCGATATCTCCGGCAGTGTGGCGTTGTACGAGACACTGGGTAACGAGCGCGCTGCTGCTGCTGTTGCCCAGTTGACTCAGTGGATCAGTGTTTCGATTCAGTCTCATTCAGGCAGGGTGGTGAAAAAGCTGGGTGACGGCGTTCTGGGGGTATTCGGGGATGCAGCAGGCGCTGTTGCCGCGACTGCAGACATGCTCCAAGCCCACGAACAAAGGCTTGCGCGTTGGCCCTATCCACTGCGGATGGATATTCGTGTCGGGGTGGCTGCGGGTGAGATCGTCGAGGTTGACGGCGACTGTTATGGTGATGCGGTTAATGTGGCTGCCAGACTGTGTGAGCGCTCTGGACCTGGGGAGATTTGGGCAACAGAAATGGCTGTGTTGCTGGCCGGCGCCGCACCTGCCGTTTGGTTTCGCAAACTCGGCATGATGGACATTCGCGGCAAAGCGGAACCCGCCATGCTCTACCAAGTCGAGTGGCGTCAAGACCAGGAGCCAGACTCACTGACCATGCAGGCTGGGTTGGTCAGTCAGCTGTCCCCGGTGGATTCCATTTTGGGGTCCATACAGTTCAGCTGGCATGGTTTGGATGCCACTTTCGCGTCAAATGAAGCCCCTGTGCATATTGGTCGAGCCACTCATGCACAGTTGTGCATCAATGATTTGCGAGTTTCAAGGTTGCATGCACGCATTGACTGGCGAAACAGCGGCTTTTTGCTGACGGATTTGAGCAGCTTTGGTACCTGGGTGCGGTTTGATGGCAGTGGCTCGCATGTGCGACTTCGCCGTGATGCATGCATTCTGCACGGCGCGGGCGAAATATCCCTCGGCGTTTCATTTGCAGATCCCAAGGCCCCGACGGTGGCTTTCCATGTGTCTGGCAGCCGCATGCACCTGGGTTAG